The DNA sequence AGGCCTCCCTGTGCGGCCTCGGCCAGACGGCTCCCAACCCGATCCTCTCCACCATCAACTATTTCCGCCACGAGTACGAGGCCCACATCAACGACAAGCGGTGCCCCTCCAACTGCTGCAAGGAGTTGCTCCTCTGGCAGGTCGTGGAAGACAAGTGCGTCAAGTGCGGGGCCTGCAAGAAGGCCTGCCCGGTGGATGCCATTGTCTGGGAAAAGGGCCAGGTCGCCTTCCTGGACCAGGAAAAATGCACCAAGTGCAAGTCCTGTTATGACGCCTGCCGCTTCATGGCGATCGAATAGAACCGGTTTCTTACAGAGTCAAACTCACTGATAGAGGTTGAGATGGTAAATCTGACGATAGATGACAAGCAGGTTACGGCTCCCAAGAACTCCACCATTTACGATGCCGCCAGGATCAACGGGATCAAGATCCCGATCCTGTGCCACGACAAGAAGCTGAAACCTTTCGGCGCCTGTCGCATGTGCCTGGTGGAAGTGGAACAGATGAGGGGACGGCAGGTCCCGGCCTGCACCACGCCGATCACCGAGGGCATGATCATCCGCACCTCGACCCCGGACATCATCAAGGCCCGCAAGATGGTGCTGGAGCTCCTGCTGCTCAACCACCCCATCGACTGCCCGGTGTGCGACAAGGGCGGGGACTGCGATCTGCAGAACCTGACCTACGAATACAAGGTGAACGCCAACCGCTTCAGCGACGAGAAGTTCCACCACGCGATCGACTACAGCAACCCGCTGATCGAGCGTGACATGAACCGCTGCGTGCTGTGCGGAAAGTGCGCCCGCATCTGCGACGAGATCGTCTCCTTCGGCGCCCTGACCTTTATCAGCCGCGGCATCGAAACCAAGATCGGCTGCGAGTTCGAAGGCTCGCTCAACTGCGAGTTCTGCGGTTCCTGCGTCTCCGTCTGCCCGGTCGGCTCCCTCCTGGCCCGCCCCTTCAAGTTCAAGGCGCGCTTCTGGGCCCTCACCAATCAAAAGTCCGTGTGCGGGTACTGCGGCACCGGCTGCAACCTGACCCTGGGGGTCAAGGACAACAAGGTCCTGACCACGGTCTACGACGAGAACCAGGGGTTCCATAACGGCCAGCTCTGTTGCCGCGGCCGCTTCGGCTACCAGTTCATCAACTCGGACAAGCGCCTGACCACCCCGCTGGTGCGCAAGAACGGCACCCTGACCGAGGCGAGTTGGGACGAGGCCCTGGAACTGGTCGCCGCCCGTCTGAAGGGCGCCGGTTCATCGGCTGCCGCCCTGGCCACGCCGCGCCTGACCAACGAAGAGCTGGTGCTGTTCAAGCGGCTGATGGAGACCGCCGGTTCGGCCAATTACGACCATTCGGCCGGTTACGCCCATGCCGCCCTGACCGAGGGCTTCGCCAAAAGCTTCGGGGCCGCGGCCTCACCGGCGACCATCCTGGATATCCAGAAGAGCGACCTGCTCCTGGTCATCAAGACCGACAGCTACGAGACCCACCCGGTGATCGGCTTCGAGATCAACATGGCGGTCAAGAACAAGGGCGTCAAGCTGAACATCCTCTCCGACAAGCGGGGCAAGCTCTCCAAGCTGCCCGACGCCCAGACCCTCGTACATACCCCCGGCAGCGAGGTCGCCGTCATCAACGCCCTGGCCAAGACGATCCTGGACGACAAGCTGGCCGCCGGCACGGCCGCTGCGATCCCCGGTTACGCCGACTTGGAAAAGGCCCTGGCCGGTTTCACCCCCGAGGCGGTCGCCGGACAGAGCGGTCTGAGCTCAGACGCCATCAAACGACTCGCCCGTGATTACGCCGCGGCCGAAAAGGCGCTGATCCTGTTCCCCATCGGCAACGCCTATCCGGGGCACAACGCCGACCTGGCCAGCGCCGTGGCCAACCTGGCCCTCCTGACCGGCAAGCTCGGTACGGAGGGAAGCGGCGTCCTCTGCATGGCCGAGAAGAACAACAGCCAGGGCGCCGTGGACATGGGCTTCTATGCCACCCGCGGCCTGAATGCGGGTCAGATCATGGACGGCTGCGCCAGCGGCGCCGTCAAGACCCTGTTCGTCGCCGGCGAGAACCCGGTGGTTTCCTACCCGAACCGGGCCGCCATCTCGGCCGCCCTGGACAAGGTCGAGTTCCTGGTGGTTTCCGACCTGTTCATGACCGAGACCGCGGCCATGGCCGATGTGGTGCTGCCGGCCTGTTCCTTTGCCGAAAAGGAAGGGACCTTCACCAGCGTCGACCGCCGTGTCCAGCACATCAAGCCGGCCATCGGGAAGATCGGCCAGAGCCGCACCGATTTCGAGATCTTTGGGCAGCTGATCGCCAAGCTGGGCGGACAGGCCCCCGCCACGCCGGCGACGGTATTCGGCGAGATTGCGGCCTCCACCCCGGGATACGCCGGCATGTCCTACGCTTCCCTGGGTGAGACGGGCGCCTTTGCGCAGGTTGCCGTCACGGCTGCCTTCGTGGTGCCCAGGACGGTCGCTGTGGAACCGGCGGCGGGCAAATTGGCCCTGGTTACCGGCAGCGCCCTGTACCACAACGGCACCCAGTCCCAGTTCGGCGAAGGCCCCATGTATGTCTGCCCGGAAGGGTACGTGGAACTCTCCCGCACTGATGCCGCCAGGCTGAAGATCCAGGAAAACGACCTGCTGAACGTGGCCTCCGCGATCGGCTCGACCAAGCTGAAGGCCAGGATCACCCCGCGCATGCCCGAGGGGGTGCTGTTCAGCCCGTACCACTTCGGCGCGGCAGGCGTCAACCAGGTCTGGGGCGGCGCTCCGGTCACCTGGGTGACCGTGACCAAGTAGCCTGACACCAACGTTCTCGGACTTATTTCATACTCGCAAGAAAAGAGGGACAGATGGGAATCGAGATTTTAGGACTGCCGATGATGTACTACGTCGCCATGGTCGCCAAGGTCCTTGTGGCATTTGTCTTCGTGCTCCTGACCGTGGCCTACGCCACCTACGCCGAGCGCAAGATCATCGGCCACATGCAGGTACGCTTGGGACCGATGCGCACCGGCTGGCACGGCCTGCTGCAACCGATCGCCGACGGGGTCAAGCTCTTCTTCAAGGAAGAGATCATCCCCTCCGAGGCGAGCACGTTCGCGTATCTTCTTGCGCCGCTGGTCGCCCTCATCCCGGCCTTCATCACCTTCGCGGTCATCCCCTTCGGCGGCGTCATCGAGGTGTCGGG is a window from the Oryzomonas sagensis genome containing:
- a CDS encoding molybdopterin-dependent oxidoreductase, with the translated sequence MVNLTIDDKQVTAPKNSTIYDAARINGIKIPILCHDKKLKPFGACRMCLVEVEQMRGRQVPACTTPITEGMIIRTSTPDIIKARKMVLELLLLNHPIDCPVCDKGGDCDLQNLTYEYKVNANRFSDEKFHHAIDYSNPLIERDMNRCVLCGKCARICDEIVSFGALTFISRGIETKIGCEFEGSLNCEFCGSCVSVCPVGSLLARPFKFKARFWALTNQKSVCGYCGTGCNLTLGVKDNKVLTTVYDENQGFHNGQLCCRGRFGYQFINSDKRLTTPLVRKNGTLTEASWDEALELVAARLKGAGSSAAALATPRLTNEELVLFKRLMETAGSANYDHSAGYAHAALTEGFAKSFGAAASPATILDIQKSDLLLVIKTDSYETHPVIGFEINMAVKNKGVKLNILSDKRGKLSKLPDAQTLVHTPGSEVAVINALAKTILDDKLAAGTAAAIPGYADLEKALAGFTPEAVAGQSGLSSDAIKRLARDYAAAEKALILFPIGNAYPGHNADLASAVANLALLTGKLGTEGSGVLCMAEKNNSQGAVDMGFYATRGLNAGQIMDGCASGAVKTLFVAGENPVVSYPNRAAISAALDKVEFLVVSDLFMTETAAMADVVLPACSFAEKEGTFTSVDRRVQHIKPAIGKIGQSRTDFEIFGQLIAKLGGQAPATPATVFGEIAASTPGYAGMSYASLGETGAFAQVAVTAAFVVPRTVAVEPAAGKLALVTGSALYHNGTQSQFGEGPMYVCPEGYVELSRTDAARLKIQENDLLNVASAIGSTKLKARITPRMPEGVLFSPYHFGAAGVNQVWGGAPVTWVTVTK